Genomic DNA from Perca fluviatilis chromosome 12, GENO_Pfluv_1.0, whole genome shotgun sequence:
tggaaacttaTGTAAAAATTACATCAGAAAGGCCCATTTCGGAAGAATTATGTTTTTGATTGAGCTGTTTAAtcataatacatacataatcTGAGCATTCAGTGCACAGTAATATGTAGAACTGCCAAATACAGAAGTTGTCTGctttatagaaaataaaaatcccCCTACATTAGAGAGTAAACTGCATCACACAACTTTAAATTCAGACCttttaaatagaaaaacattcaaatattcCAAACTTAATTCTTGGTGAGCCACACATTAAAATCAGGAAATTCTGCTACTGTTAGACAAAACCACCAACTTTCATACAGTGTACTGTATCTTTTAAGACTCACCAGTGGCTTTGACTAAAAGTGTTTTATATTCATAtacctcacacatacacattcttATCAAAGTGCTGAATCCTGGAGGAGTTGCTGCAGTCAGGAGGTGGCCTCTGGTTTACAGACTGTGCCTGCCCTCTTGGGCGGGAGGAGATATGAGAATGTGAGACAGCACCTTTGTAGATATAGTTTGCTCGACTGTGGCTGTAAAGAAACAGAACACAGACTCATCCTCATTAATCAAACACATATATGGCTCAACATAACTGATTCATACATGTATCCTCTGTATATTGTAAACATCGTATGTGATACTCAAACCAACCTTTTGGTAAAAGAACCTGTAATGGAGAAGCAGAGCACGCTGCCTCCGAGGATACAGAGGATAGAACCTGCCCAGCCGATAAAAAGCGCAGCTCCCAGTTCATACCTACAGACAAAGACCAATAGCCTACTTAATGATATTTTTCTTAATTGGTTGAGTTACATTCAAACACTGGCTGTACAGTCAGATGGTTCTTACTTCTGGTCATAAAACATTGGGTCAAAAAACTCTGTTGTTATCCGGTGTGCATAGAGGGAGCATGATGAAAGTGAGCAGAGGCCTGAGAAGAACAAGAAAAATAGGGAATTGTATTAGATCACACAGATATTTACAGATATCATACAGACAATTTCACTATACTTACCACTAAGAAGGAAAATTACACCTGCAAAGCAAGCAATACTGgctttgtttttgtcagttcCTCCAAGTTTGGTGCATTTCATTCCAACAAGGGCAAATATAGAACCAAAAAAACCCAGACAGACGGCTGCAATCATCAATCCCCTGCATGCTTGGATGTAGCCTGCAAACATAGATAGAGGTCAACTTATATACAATCAAAAGAGTGTTACTTTGAGTGGCTCCATTCTATGGTTTTGCATTCCCTGTACTCACATCTGCACATCGCAAGGTCATTGGGCAAGTGACTAATTTACACATTAAGCAACAAATACAATTTGTCATGAATAACCCTAATTGTTTTCAGCCACTTTTTTGGTAGTGCGGTGAGTGACTTGGCATGAAACGTCCTATTCAGATGTGATTTCAGGCAAATATTACCTTGGAAGTTAACCTCTGAAACTAGTCAGCCGTGGAAGAAACCGCTTAAGGTTCCCAGTAAATTTCCTTTATAGCTTTCAAGCTCAGAGAACTAAGGCTAAACATTGACATATTTGAAGGTAAATGAGTTGGTTCTTTAAGACTTGCAGTAGGCGTTAGGATTTCTATTAATCCTGAGTATCATctagaatattaaaaaaaaaaacaaaaaaaaccaacttTGACTTAGACAGAGAAAGAGTTAAGGTTGAGCACTTATATGGCAATTGGAAACTGAGGATGAATCAGCACTAGAAAAAGTACAACAAGCCTTTAAGGCATTAACACACACTCTTTAAcggaaaaacaaacagaaaactcCATAAATCCAACATGATtacccaaaaaagaaaaaccaagAATTCAATGAGAAGGGAAAAACAAGCTGACCATTCAGTGCCAGCAACGAGGGAAAGTCTTTGCAGTTAGACACTCCAGTTGAATCAATGACGCAGGTCTTCCAAAGATTGGAATAGAATGTAGCTGTGGTGATGACTGATCCATCATTTGAAGATACCTCCCAGTATTCCATCGGCAAGGTGGAAGACACCAGCACCCATCCCGAAGTGCTAAATAAAAAGGCCAAGATCTCCTGAGACATGCTGCTCATTCTGCAAAGAGGACTCCTCCACACGGTGTGACGGCCAATTAAGTTTGTGAGACCTGGAATTGATAATGGTTCCTTGGCTAGTAAGGCTTGTTGAAAATGTAGCTATGTTCTGCACTATGTACTAAGTTCAATGGATAGGCTGCGATTGATAGTTAATGTGTTGTGGACTGTTTTATTCTGTAGGGAGGAGTTTGGCTCTATATATCAACAAGGGGCCAATGGTCTATTATAGCTCCTTCCAACCCCTCATCCAGTACACGTCACTGTGACTCACAGTCATAGATCATGGGGATTGAAAGTTCTGGATGTAGAAAGTATCATGATGACATCAGTAACGCCattcaaaattaaagcaaatgtAGGCATGCAAGATGAATTCTTTGCTATGTGTGTTTACATATTTTGAGTGGGCCTACCACTGTGAAGGGCATGAAGTCCAATACTtaaattaagtaaaagtaatgatactattatggaaaaaaatactttgttaaaaacaaaatgtttgcagtaaaatgtttactgaagtaaaagtaaatgcACTTAGGTATCAAACACATAGTATTCATTCTGAGGTGTGTTACATTATTAATGTATTAACCTGTAAAATGTTGTCTGCGGTCAAACCATTCCTACTTCACGGTAGGGTTAAACTAATAATGCATCATACATTATTTTATGGATGTAAAGTATGAGCCAATGATAAATTGTGAGGTGCTCCTGTTAATTTGTCCATCCACACCACAAACTACGTGTAAGGGGAACCACCTTTCTGACAGcctcaacaaaaacaacaacattaagCTTCAcaaaagtctcttttattttaCATGTCTTATTATTTTTTCCCACTGCCTTTATACAGTACGTTTAAATCACATCTTTGGATTTATTTatgagtttaaaaaaactttgaGAAAAAGTCTTGAGAAACCACAGACACATTTAAGATATGAAACAGTGCAGTGAATGTGTCATCTTCTACCTTTCAGCTTGCACTAACAAGAGTGCAGTAACTTCCCCAAAGACCTAAAATAGCAGGATTTAGATAACTTATTAACAACTTACAGCATGCGAAGGAAACAAACGTGCTGTTACATTGCAGAGAAATGTGTTGATTCATTCAGAAAAGGACAACTAAAAATATAAGTGAGATGTCACATACTGTTTAAAAAGCAAATAATAAGGAAAAACTCACCCaattaaatatttcattaaGCTTTTATAATGTGAAATAGAGCCCCATCTGGTGGATATACATACTAATGTTTCTACAAACACACTTCTGCCTCCAACAGATGGAGCTGGGAATCTCAAACCACTCTGCAATtgtttgttaaaaagaaaatgatatatatacactacatgTTCCTGAATTGGGTACATTTATAGAGAAATTAAATGAATTGGATTTTATCTTCCCGTTCTGTTGTAAAGACTATGGTAAGCTGAAATACGTTTAGCAAATGGAAAAACTACTAGACAACTAGCCACGTATATAATAACTTGTCAACACATGGATAAAAAGAGTAACACTGGAAAAAATTGTGCATATCCAATAATCTCTAATTATGGACAATAAGAGCAAAATTCCTTCAATATCAAGTAAATAGTGCAATACAATACATAAAATATGGGTTAAAAGGGTTGACAAAATATTATGCTTTGAATTGAATGGTGTCTGATtgttggtgttttatttttgctatAAATctgaaacaaatatattttaaggTAACAAGTCATTTGTGATTATAGCAGCAATGACCATAGTAAAAGATAATGATACTATTTCATTATGGAAACAGATATAACTaaagagtttttatttaaaaagataatTAGATAGGCATATGAGTGAAAAGTAAGACAATCTGAAACTCaagatgaaaatgtttttaaaacaaaGATAATCAGATTCTTTCAGTGACAAATTGACAGAACGCTGTCAGACTGTATCCTCTATGAGAGATATGGTATTTTATGACGAACCtaaaataaagatttatttgCAAAACACATGGCGGGTTAGACAAAGGAACAAAGAAAAGGTGAGTATgaagaaacaaacaattaacTGTTCAAACCTGCAACTTAATAAATCTAACTGAGACTAAAcagtggttgtgtgtgaaatgaATACCATATACAATAactagagcaatgtgtaaaataaatatggACAAATGTACATAAGCACAAGAAACAATTAGTGAGTGCATCACCCACTTTGTCACATGATGCAAATGTAACTTAGTACATTTACACAAGTACTGTAAAGCACAATTCTGTACACATTTCTGCTACTTATACTTCTTCCCATTACtaagtattttttttgtgttttatggaGTTATTTTCTGTAAAAACAAGTGGAAAAAGTATCCTTAAATGCTGTTTACAGGTAAATCAATAGGTAAAAACAATTCAGTGACATTCCTAGTATTATATAATAATTCTaattataggctatatataCCATTATAAGGTCATATTCTGCATGGGTAGTTTGGCTGCTGATACAATGTGGATGATATT
This window encodes:
- the LOC120570238 gene encoding claudin-10-like isoform X1, whose product is MSSMSQEILAFLFSTSGWVLVSSTLPMEYWEVSSNDGSVITTATFYSNLWKTCVIDSTGVSNCKDFPSLLALNGYIQACRGLMIAAVCLGFFGSIFALVGMKCTKLGGTDKNKASIACFAGVIFLLSGLCSLSSCSLYAHRITTEFFDPMFYDQKYELGAALFIGWAGSILCILGGSVLCFSITGSFTKSHSRANYIYKGAVSHSHISSRPRGQAQSVNQRPPPDCSNSSRIQHFDKNVYV
- the LOC120570238 gene encoding claudin-10-like isoform X2 — encoded protein: MSSMSQEILAFLFSTSGWVLVSSTLPMEYWEVSSNDGSVITTATFYSNLWKTCVIDSTGVSNCKDFPSLLALNGLCSLSSCSLYAHRITTEFFDPMFYDQKYELGAALFIGWAGSILCILGGSVLCFSITGSFTKSHSRANYIYKGAVSHSHISSRPRGQAQSVNQRPPPDCSNSSRIQHFDKNVYV